One Streptosporangium sp. NBC_01495 DNA window includes the following coding sequences:
- a CDS encoding ROK family protein yields the protein MSSLSTGGAAQIVAVDLGGTMARAALVGRDGVVTARLKEPVRHGAAHEQVADLMTRVAGDSGAVSAVVGLPGRVDRVRGRLHVARNLPATDLGRLSAEHLGRATGLEVRLAGDAELAAAGEAYFGAGSRTGTTAYLTISTGIGAAVVSEGRVLAGRVSGFQIGFLHLLGAGRPMIELLGSGQRVREVARELGAEVDYRTLTEIASENDAADGTRAAREVAGRALADIADAAAAAAILMCHVGSPDVLVVGGGLARAAGTAFLDEIDRRVHDAGTSHVSWDVEVRPARCGDDAGLFGAAVWHLAEPYAAAAAAQGRRPGAQDQHSMTRKKGDGDDTDR from the coding sequence GTGTCCTCTCTCTCCACCGGTGGTGCCGCCCAGATCGTCGCGGTCGACCTGGGCGGCACCATGGCGCGTGCGGCGCTCGTCGGCCGGGACGGCGTCGTGACCGCCCGGCTCAAGGAACCCGTACGGCACGGCGCCGCGCACGAGCAGGTCGCCGACCTCATGACCCGGGTCGCGGGCGACAGCGGCGCCGTGTCCGCCGTGGTCGGGCTGCCCGGACGCGTCGACCGCGTCCGGGGCCGTCTGCACGTGGCCAGGAACCTCCCCGCGACCGACCTCGGTCGCCTGTCGGCCGAGCATCTCGGCCGGGCCACCGGCCTCGAGGTACGCCTCGCCGGTGACGCCGAGCTGGCTGCGGCGGGCGAGGCGTACTTCGGCGCGGGGTCCCGGACGGGAACGACGGCCTATCTCACCATCTCCACCGGTATCGGCGCGGCGGTGGTGAGCGAGGGCCGAGTGCTGGCGGGCCGCGTGTCGGGCTTCCAGATCGGGTTCCTGCACCTGCTCGGCGCCGGACGCCCCATGATCGAGCTTCTTGGCTCGGGCCAGCGCGTCCGCGAGGTCGCGCGCGAACTCGGCGCCGAGGTCGACTATCGCACGCTGACCGAGATCGCCTCCGAGAACGACGCCGCGGACGGCACGCGAGCCGCCCGCGAGGTGGCGGGCCGCGCGCTCGCCGACATCGCCGACGCGGCGGCGGCGGCCGCGATCCTCATGTGCCACGTCGGCTCGCCAGACGTGCTCGTGGTCGGCGGTGGGCTCGCCCGTGCCGCGGGCACCGCCTTCCTCGACGAGATCGACCGGCGCGTCCACGACGCCGGAACCTCGCACGTCTCGTGGGACGTCGAGGTGCGCCCCGCCCGGTGCGGTGACGACGCCGGGCTCTTCGGCGCGGCCGTCTGGCATCTCGCCGAACCGTACGCGGCCGCCGCCGCGGCCCAGGGCCGCCGGCCCGGGGCTCAAGACCAGCACAGCATGACCAGGAAGAAAGGAGACGGCGATGACACTGACCGGTGA
- a CDS encoding ATP-binding cassette domain-containing protein, with product MTLTGERTDARPPAAPPPVLELEHISKSFGAVRALSDVSMSVGTGEVVALVGDNGAGKSTLIKTIAGAHPRDGGTMSVNGEPVSPRRPIDSTRLGIATVYQDLALCDNLDIVANLFLGREKNHSGFLSALDMEQVTVGLLKRLSVKIKDLRAPVSSLSGGQRQSVAIARSLLGDPALVILDEPTAALGVEQTAEVLQLIERLRAEGHAVLMVSHSLADVFDVADRIVCLRLGRSVAEFPVEGTTEEQVVAAITGVADSSAQKRRMRRRGMTQEGS from the coding sequence ATGACACTGACCGGTGAGAGGACGGACGCGCGCCCGCCTGCGGCGCCGCCACCCGTGCTCGAACTCGAACACATCAGCAAGAGCTTCGGCGCGGTGCGCGCGTTGAGCGACGTCAGCATGAGCGTCGGCACCGGGGAGGTCGTGGCGCTCGTCGGCGACAACGGGGCGGGCAAGTCCACGCTGATCAAGACGATCGCGGGCGCGCATCCCCGGGACGGCGGCACCATGTCGGTCAACGGCGAGCCGGTGTCCCCGCGCAGGCCCATCGACTCGACGCGCCTCGGCATCGCGACCGTCTACCAGGACCTCGCGCTGTGCGACAACCTCGACATAGTCGCCAACCTGTTCCTCGGGCGCGAGAAGAACCACAGCGGGTTCCTCAGCGCGCTCGACATGGAGCAGGTCACCGTCGGGCTGCTCAAGCGGCTCTCCGTGAAAATCAAGGATCTGCGTGCGCCTGTCTCGTCCCTTTCCGGCGGGCAGCGGCAGTCGGTGGCCATCGCGCGGTCCCTGCTCGGCGACCCGGCGCTGGTGATCCTGGATGAGCCCACGGCGGCGCTCGGCGTGGAGCAGACCGCGGAGGTTCTCCAGCTCATCGAGCGGCTGCGCGCGGAAGGGCACGCGGTGCTGATGGTGAGCCACAGTCTCGCCGACGTCTTCGACGTGGCCGACCGGATCGTCTGCCTGCGGCTCGGCCGCAGCGTCGCGGAATTCCCCGTCGAGGGGACCACGGAAGAGCAGGTCGTCGCCGCCATCACGGGCGTCGCCGACAGCAGCGCCCAAAAGCGCCGGATGCGGCGCCGCGGCATGACGCAGGAGGGATCGTGA
- a CDS encoding sugar ABC transporter permease — protein MSTATGLAPQGTVPAEPPQGSWFRQPLQRLRTGDFGPLPVILGLVVISLVFQLANDRFFSPQNIFNLSQQIASTGVIALGVVFVLVIGEIDLSAGSVSGVTSAAMVVLNINAGWPPVLAIVLAVVFGAAIGLFHGAVFTKLGVPSFVLTLGGLLAWQGAQLLVLGNQGTINLPYDGAIAALANTTLPAWIGFVIAVVYAVGAVATTFRTGRRRRERGLTVRPLTGGLVRTGVITVVILAATIVFAQWHGIPLSLVIFVGLVVVVDVLLRGTTFGRKLFAVGGNAEAARRAGIQVGTVKVIAFTIASSLAAFGGVLAASRLFAVNQASGGSDILLNAIAAAVIGGTSLFGGRGSAYSALLGMLVIGAVSNGMDLLNQTSAVKYIITGGVLVAAVVIDSLARRGRVASGR, from the coding sequence GTGAGCACAGCCACGGGCCTCGCCCCCCAGGGCACCGTCCCGGCAGAACCACCCCAGGGAAGCTGGTTCCGCCAGCCCCTGCAGCGGCTGCGTACCGGCGATTTCGGGCCGCTGCCCGTCATCCTCGGGCTCGTCGTCATCTCGCTCGTCTTCCAGCTCGCCAACGACCGTTTCTTCTCCCCGCAGAACATCTTCAACCTGAGCCAGCAGATCGCCTCGACCGGCGTCATCGCGCTCGGCGTCGTGTTCGTGCTGGTCATCGGTGAGATCGACCTGTCGGCGGGGTCGGTGAGCGGCGTGACGTCCGCCGCCATGGTCGTGCTGAACATCAACGCGGGCTGGCCGCCGGTCCTGGCGATCGTCCTCGCGGTCGTCTTCGGCGCCGCGATCGGCCTGTTCCACGGGGCCGTGTTCACCAAGCTCGGCGTTCCGTCGTTCGTGCTGACCCTGGGCGGGCTGCTCGCCTGGCAGGGTGCTCAGCTTCTCGTCCTCGGCAACCAGGGCACGATCAACCTCCCCTACGACGGCGCGATCGCCGCGCTCGCGAACACCACGCTCCCGGCGTGGATCGGCTTCGTGATCGCGGTCGTGTACGCGGTGGGGGCGGTGGCCACGACCTTCCGGACCGGCAGGCGGCGGCGCGAGCGCGGGCTGACCGTACGGCCACTGACCGGGGGTCTCGTCCGCACGGGGGTGATCACGGTGGTGATCCTCGCGGCGACGATCGTCTTCGCGCAGTGGCACGGCATCCCGCTGTCGCTCGTCATCTTCGTCGGGCTCGTCGTGGTCGTCGACGTGTTGCTGCGCGGCACGACGTTCGGCCGCAAGCTCTTCGCCGTCGGCGGCAACGCCGAGGCGGCCCGGCGCGCGGGCATCCAGGTCGGCACGGTCAAGGTCATCGCCTTCACGATCGCCTCGTCCCTGGCGGCCTTCGGCGGTGTGCTCGCGGCGTCTCGTCTGTTCGCGGTCAACCAGGCGAGCGGCGGCAGCGACATCCTGCTGAACGCCATCGCCGCGGCGGTCATCGGCGGCACGAGCCTGTTCGGTGGCCGTGGCAGCGCCTACTCCGCGCTGCTCGGCATGCTCGTCATCGGCGCGGTCTCCAACGGCATGGATCTGCTCAACCAGACCTCGGCCGTGAAGTACATCATCACCGGCGGGGTGCTCGTCGCCGCCGTCGTGATCGATTCCCTAGCACGACGAGGAAGGGTGGCAAGCGGCAGATGA
- a CDS encoding SIS domain-containing protein — protein sequence MSVKAFLRQGFIPFGEAVAQETGRLTEVAPMLRERALAAAAEIGRPARLTFIGIGASLAALAAPVAHLSAHGIPSIRLNAAEAGTSGDGATLIALSQSGRSRETVDVMRAATGRRLAVINVTDSPMAEAADSVLTLGDLPDSLASTIGFTASAMAVSMLAEIWTDGEPSAAWLSLGERLAEFRVARSAQAEEIAGLLTAASVIDMVAPADQIGVAEGGALLLREVTRVPVAPFETRQYLHGLMESTNPTTLHVILDGADDGQVVRALGSLGRQIVEFRRGPVAHDEQTLVVPIEAQSPLEVPIFVAVLLQEVALRSAGARGIDPDEFLFLDTGTKLDDGE from the coding sequence ATGAGTGTCAAGGCGTTTCTCAGACAGGGGTTCATCCCGTTCGGCGAGGCCGTGGCGCAGGAGACCGGGAGGCTCACCGAGGTTGCCCCCATGCTGCGGGAGCGCGCCCTCGCGGCGGCGGCCGAGATCGGCAGGCCCGCACGGCTCACCTTCATCGGCATCGGGGCGAGCCTCGCCGCGCTCGCCGCGCCCGTCGCCCATCTTTCGGCGCACGGTATTCCCAGCATCAGGCTCAACGCGGCCGAGGCGGGCACCTCCGGCGACGGCGCGACGCTCATCGCGCTGTCGCAGTCGGGCCGCAGCCGCGAGACGGTCGACGTCATGCGCGCGGCCACAGGCCGCAGGCTCGCGGTCATCAACGTCACTGACTCGCCGATGGCCGAGGCCGCCGACTCGGTGCTCACCCTCGGCGACCTGCCCGACAGCCTGGCCTCGACGATCGGCTTCACCGCCTCGGCGATGGCCGTCTCGATGCTCGCCGAGATCTGGACCGACGGCGAGCCGTCGGCGGCGTGGCTGAGCCTGGGAGAGCGGCTGGCGGAGTTCCGCGTGGCGCGGTCCGCGCAGGCCGAGGAGATCGCGGGCCTGCTCACGGCGGCGTCCGTCATCGACATGGTGGCGCCGGCCGACCAGATCGGCGTCGCCGAGGGCGGCGCGCTGCTGCTCCGGGAGGTGACGCGGGTCCCGGTGGCGCCCTTCGAGACACGGCAGTACCTGCACGGGCTGATGGAGTCGACCAACCCCACGACCTTGCACGTCATACTGGACGGCGCCGACGACGGGCAGGTCGTCCGGGCCCTCGGCTCGCTGGGCCGGCAGATCGTCGAGTTCCGCCGGGGCCCCGTCGCCCACGACGAGCAGACCTTGGTCGTGCCGATCGAGGCACAGAGCCCTCTTGAGGTGCCGATCTTCGTGGCGGTGCTGCTACAGGAGGTGGCGTTGCGCTCGGCGGGCGCTCGGGGCATCGACCCCGACGAGTTCCTGTTCCTCGACACCGGCACCAAGCTGGACGACGGTGAGTGA
- a CDS encoding GntR family transcriptional regulator, whose protein sequence is MSSSSVLHRRVAQHLRERIESGVIAPGSRMPSERVLAEQFDVSRVTVRQALKDLEKDGLVKVVAGARWVRREAPSLVTVRPAEPGAESIEEGATGLVSFSDLAEANGLTASSRVLKCLTRASSLDEADLLGIAPGAPIVELVRLRHLDGIPTLIDFSLIPEGLAPGLGELDFTTTSLYGTLTEQYGLHAIAADCVIEARGAAPEIADSLGLPPGDPVLEIVQTTFDENHRVVQWCRSVYRGDRYRFRATLEGAAGTLRRPRPRAAAEATGRVIPDLARLYR, encoded by the coding sequence ATGTCTAGTTCGTCAGTCCTGCACCGCAGGGTCGCGCAGCACCTCAGGGAACGCATCGAGTCGGGGGTCATCGCGCCCGGGTCGCGCATGCCGTCCGAGCGGGTGCTCGCCGAGCAGTTCGACGTCAGTCGCGTGACGGTCCGCCAGGCGTTGAAGGATCTTGAGAAGGACGGCCTGGTCAAGGTCGTCGCGGGCGCCCGGTGGGTGCGGCGGGAGGCGCCCAGCCTGGTCACCGTCCGCCCAGCCGAGCCGGGGGCGGAGTCGATCGAGGAGGGCGCGACCGGGCTCGTGAGCTTCTCGGACCTCGCGGAGGCGAACGGTCTGACGGCCAGTTCGCGGGTACTGAAGTGCCTGACCCGCGCGAGCTCCCTGGACGAGGCGGACCTTCTGGGCATCGCGCCGGGCGCCCCCATCGTGGAACTCGTCCGGCTGCGGCACCTCGACGGCATCCCAACGCTGATCGATTTCTCGCTCATCCCCGAAGGACTGGCGCCGGGGCTAGGTGAGCTCGACTTCACGACGACATCGCTGTACGGCACGCTCACCGAGCAGTACGGACTGCACGCGATCGCCGCCGACTGCGTCATCGAGGCACGCGGCGCGGCCCCCGAGATCGCCGATAGCCTCGGCCTGCCCCCGGGCGACCCCGTCCTTGAGATCGTCCAGACCACGTTCGACGAAAACCACCGGGTCGTGCAGTGGTGCCGCAGCGTCTACCGCGGCGACCGTTACCGCTTCCGGGCGACCCTGGAAGGCGCGGCCGGCACCTTACGCCGCCCCCGCCCCCGCGCGGCCGCCGAAGCGACGGGCCGCGTCATCCCAGATCTAGCGAGGTTGTACAGATGA
- the nagA gene encoding N-acetylglucosamine-6-phosphate deacetylase — MRVSARGAVIGGAWVKGDVEVDDGRLIRAGLPSTGQGYVLPGLVDLQVNGYGGVDFNAATAEGFEAAFAALTRDGVFHVQPTVITDSEENVADRLRVLKTLRETRPRGAKVVGVHAEGPFLSPHHRGVHRPKYLRDPDIGIVRRFLDAGPLRTITVAPELPGALELIAWAARQGVIVQAGHSGADAPTAHAAFDAGARAVTHLFNGMISFEHRAPGIAGATLAREDVAIQLIADDIHLSRETSLFALKAAEHRTMLVTDAASPAGAGDGVFTVGGFTVTVTDGVPRLPDGTLAGSTVTLLQQVRKLVEHDWPIDRAVNLASRAPARFYGLTGVGELTLGGPADLVVTDENVDVERVLVGGEEFVA, encoded by the coding sequence ATGAGAGTTTCCGCACGTGGCGCCGTGATCGGCGGCGCCTGGGTGAAGGGCGACGTGGAGGTCGACGACGGGCGGCTCATCCGTGCCGGCCTGCCGTCGACCGGGCAGGGGTATGTGCTCCCCGGCCTCGTCGACCTTCAGGTCAACGGGTACGGAGGGGTCGACTTCAACGCGGCGACGGCGGAGGGGTTCGAGGCGGCGTTCGCGGCGCTCACCCGCGACGGCGTGTTCCACGTCCAGCCCACCGTCATCACCGACTCCGAGGAGAACGTCGCCGACCGGCTGCGCGTGCTGAAGACACTGCGGGAGACGAGGCCGCGCGGCGCGAAGGTCGTCGGCGTGCACGCCGAAGGGCCGTTCCTGTCCCCGCACCACCGCGGCGTGCACCGGCCCAAGTACCTGCGTGACCCCGACATCGGCATCGTACGGCGGTTCCTCGACGCGGGCCCGCTGCGCACGATCACCGTCGCCCCCGAACTGCCCGGCGCCCTCGAGCTGATCGCCTGGGCCGCTCGGCAGGGAGTGATCGTGCAGGCCGGGCACTCGGGCGCCGACGCGCCGACGGCTCATGCCGCGTTCGACGCGGGCGCCCGCGCGGTCACGCACCTGTTCAACGGGATGATCTCGTTTGAACACCGCGCTCCGGGCATCGCGGGCGCGACGCTCGCCCGCGAGGACGTCGCCATCCAGCTCATCGCCGACGACATCCACCTGTCGCGCGAAACCTCGCTGTTCGCGCTGAAGGCCGCCGAGCACCGCACCATGCTCGTCACCGACGCCGCGTCACCCGCCGGGGCCGGCGACGGCGTCTTCACGGTGGGCGGCTTCACGGTCACGGTCACCGACGGGGTGCCGCGCCTTCCCGACGGCACGCTCGCAGGCAGCACGGTGACGCTCCTGCAGCAGGTGCGCAAGCTCGTCGAGCACGACTGGCCCATCGACCGCGCCGTGAACCTCGCGAGCCGCGCGCCCGCCCGCTTCTACGGGCTCACCGGTGTGGGCGAGCTAACCCTCGGCGGACCGGCCGACCTCGTGGTGACCGACGAGAACGTCGACGTCGAACGCGTGCTCGTCGGCGGAGAGGAGTTCGTGGCGTGA
- a CDS encoding group II truncated hemoglobin, which produces MTSLHAHAGGDEALHRLEEAFYAKVLADPVLKPLFPEFRPHHVEHLTWFTAESFGGPDHFTRELGFDHIIRVHRHLEITEEQRQRFVALYLEAFDEADLPADEPFREAVRSHVEFGSQVALQNSHARTDADLHPLREVPRWTWAGDSGG; this is translated from the coding sequence ATGACCAGTCTCCACGCGCACGCCGGCGGCGACGAGGCACTGCACCGGCTCGAAGAGGCGTTCTACGCGAAGGTCCTCGCCGATCCGGTGCTGAAGCCCCTGTTCCCCGAATTCCGGCCGCACCACGTCGAACACCTGACCTGGTTCACGGCGGAGTCCTTCGGCGGCCCCGACCACTTCACCCGCGAGCTGGGTTTCGACCACATCATCCGGGTACACCGCCATCTTGAGATCACCGAGGAGCAGCGGCAACGGTTCGTGGCCCTGTACCTGGAGGCGTTCGACGAGGCCGACCTGCCCGCCGATGAGCCGTTCCGCGAGGCGGTGCGCTCCCACGTCGAGTTCGGCTCGCAGGTCGCCCTGCAGAACTCGCACGCCAGGACCGACGCCGACCTGCATCCCCTGCGCGAGGTTCCGCGGTGGACGTGGGCCGGGGACTCCGGCGGCTAG